The following are from one region of the Nicotiana tomentosiformis chromosome 7, ASM39032v3, whole genome shotgun sequence genome:
- the LOC104093233 gene encoding pentatricopeptide repeat-containing protein At5g50390, chloroplastic, which produces MDISLPLNQLKSSCKYAAFLTDPQVLKERLCLSGHCSLFSKKRYKNAFFKIKGSLSEHGFIKPRPMFKPSKKEEILIEEKVTQIEDSSSSGISAQIEKLVFHKRYHEALDFFELLECEGDCQLGSSTYDALITACIGLRSIRGVKRVHNHMVSSGLVLDQYLWNRVLSMHVKCKMMLDARMIFDDMPERNLISWNTMVGGLVDLGDYVEAFRLFFVMLEEEEEEYSGADSRIYATMIRASSGLEVISLGQQLHCCALKMGEDDNVFMSCALIDMYSKCGSIEDAQFVFDQMPVKTTVGWNTIIAGYALHGYSEEALRMYYEMRDAGVKMDHFTFSIIIRVCTRLASLEHAKQAHAGLVRHGFGLDVVANTALVDFYIKWGRIEDARNVFERMPKKNVISWNALIGGYGNHGQGIEAVELFERMVREGMMPNHVTFLAVLSACRYSGLSDHGWEIFESMSRDYSVKPRAMHYACMIELLGREGLLDEAFALIRDAPFRPTINMWAAVLTACRVHKNFELGKFAAEKLYGMEPEKLSNYVMLLNIYNSSGKQDEAAAVVQTLKRKGLRIKPACTWIDIKKQPHVFLSGDKCHVQTKEIYQKLDELMLEISKHGYITEGKTLLPDVDEREQKLPHYHSEKLAISFGLISTSSSTSLQLVQSHRICNDCHNAIKLIAMITKREIVVRDASRFHRFKDGTCSCGDYW; this is translated from the coding sequence ATGGACATATCATTGCCACTGAATCAGCTAAAGAGCAGCTGCAAGTATGCAGCTTTCTTGACAGACCCACAAGTTTTAAAGGAAAGACTTTGTCTTTCGGGTCATTGCTCTTTATTCAGTAAGAAAAGGTATAAAAATGCGTTTTTTAAGATCAAAGGCTCACTTTCTGAACATGGGTTTATAAAGCCAAGACCCATGTTTAAACCTTCAAAAAAGGAGGAAATTTTGATTGAAGAAAAAGTAACCCAAATTGAGGATTCTTCAAGTTCAGGGATTAGTGCTCAAATAGAGAAGTTAGTTTTTCATAAAAGGTATCACGAGGCGCTTGATTTTTTCGAGCTGTTAGAATGTGAAGGTGATTGTCAGTTAGGTAGTAGTACTTATGATGCTTTGATTACTGCTTGTATTGGGTTAAGGTCGATTAGAGGTGTTAAAAGGGTGCATAATCACATGGTTAGTTCTGGATTAGTATTAGACCAGTATTTATGGAATAGGGTGTTGTCTATGCAtgtaaaatgtaaaatgatgttAGATGCACGTATGATATTCGATGATATGCCTGAGAGGAACTTGATTTCTTGGAATACGATGGTTGGAGGGCTAGTGGATTTAGGGGATTATGTAGAGGCGTTTAGGTTGTTTTTTGTGATgctggaggaggaggaggaggagtacTCTGGTGCTGATTCTCGGATATATGCCACGATGATTAGAGCATCTTCTGGTTTAGAGGTTATTTCTTTGGGACAGCAGTTGCATTGTTGTGCTTTGAAAATGGGGGAAGACGATAATGTTTTCATGTCttgtgctttaattgatatgtACAGCAAGTGCGGTAGCATAGAGGATGCTCAGTTTGTTTTTGATCAGATGCCGGTGAAGACCACAGTAGGGTGGAATACGATTATTGCTGGTTACGCGCTCCATGGCTATAGTGAGGAGGCTTTACGTATGTACTATGAGATGCGAGATGCTGGTGTCAAAATGGATCACTTCACATTTTCAATCATAATCAGAGTTTGCACGAGATTAGCTTCACTAGAGCATGCTAAACAAGCTCATGCTGGGCTAGTTCGACATGGATTTGGATTAGATGTAGTTGCCAACACAGCACTAGTTGATTTCTATATCAAATGGGGAAGGATAGAAGATGCTCGGAATGTTTTTGAGAGGATGCCCAAAAAGAATGTTATTTCCTGGAACGCCTTAATCGGTGGATATGGTAATCATGGCCAAGGGATTGAGGCTGTTGAGCTATTTGAGCGAATGGTTCGTGAAGGAATGATGCCCAATCATGTTACTTTTTTGGCTGTTTTATCTGCATGTCGCTATTCAGGTTTATCAGATCATGGGTGGGAAATATTTGAATCAATGAGTAGAGATTACAGTGTGAAGCCTCGAGCAATGCACTATGCATGTATGATTGAATTGTTGGGTAGAGAAGGACTTTTAGATGAAGCTTTTGCATTAATCAGAGATGCTCCATTTAGGCCTACTATTAATATGTGGGCGGCGGTACTGACAGCTTGTAGAGTCCATAAGAATTTTGAGCTAGGAAAATTTGCAGCTGAGAAACTTTACGGTATGGAACCAGAAAAACTTAGCAATTATGTGATGCTTTTGAATATATACAACAGCTCCGGGAAGCAAGATGAAGCTGCTGCAGTTGTTCAAACATTGAAGAGAAAAGGTCTGAGAATAAAGCCGGCATGCACATGGATAGATATAAAGAAGCAGCCACATGTTTTCCTGTCCGGAGATAAGTGCCATGTGCAAACCAAGGAGATATATCAAAAATTGGATGAGCTTATGCTGGAGATTTCCAAGCATGGCTATATTACAGAGGGAAAAACCTTACTTCCCGATGTAGATGAACGAGAACAAAAATTGCCTCATTATCACAGTGAGAAGTTGGCAATATCTTTTGGGCTCATAAGCACATCCAGTTCAACCTCACTGCAACTTGTTCAGAGCCATAGGATCTGCAACGATTGCCACAATGCAATTAAGTTGATAGCCATGATTACTAAACGAGAAATTGTTGTTAGGGATGCCAGCAGATTTCATCGATTCAAGGATGGCACTTGTTCTTGTGGCGACTACTGGTGA
- the LOC104093242 gene encoding uncharacterized protein, translating to MCRSAAKRLLPAVYRRIYSRPELAISSSGTLTVNNSTRFMTSAATGNLTDQNPTPANPIPVDSIPVNYTASSSFKEEGRTHHHEKSSSRTKRPKAHYKDEEARVLSASLPHVLRLGWTETALISGARDVGVSPSIVGSFPRKEAALVEYFMDECLERLIDIIESAEDLKNLIPSERVAKLVKIRLETQAPYISKWAQALSIQAQPLNVPTSFKQRAMLVDEIWHAVDDDASEIDWYVKRTILGGIYSTTELYMLTDSSPDFRDTWAFLDARIKDAFDLKKTAQEAQRLAEAVGAGMGGSLQGFMQRVFTR from the exons ATGTGTCGATCGGCGGCGAAGCGGTTACTGCCGGCAGTTTACCGCCGGATTTACAGTCGGCCGGAACTTGCAATATCGTCTAGTGGAACCCTAACAGTAAACAATTCCACTCGATTTATGACTTCAGCTGCCACCGGAAACTTAACGGATCAGAACCCTACTCCGGCTAACCCTATTCCAGTTGACTCTATTCCGGTTAACTATACGGCGTCGTCATCGTTCAAGGAAGAAGGAAGGACACatcatcatgaaaaatcgagctCGAGAACAAAACGACCTAAAGCTCATTACAAGGACGAAGAGGCGCGTGTGCTCAGTGCCTCTCTCCCTCACGTG CTTCGGCTAGGGTGGACTGAAACAGCCCTGATTTCAGGTGCAAGGGATGTTGGGGTGTCGCCTTCCATTGTTGGATCATTTCCTCGGAAAGAAGCTGCGCTAGTGGAG TATTTTATGGATGAGTGTCTCGAAAGACTCATCGATATCATTGAATCAGCGGAGGATCTGAAAAACTTGATACCTAGTGAGCGGGTGGCAAAGCTTGTCAAAATTCGCTTGGAAACACAGGCCCCGTACATATCAAAATGGGCCCAAGCTCTCAGTATACAG GCTCAACCCTTGAATGTTCCTACAAGCTTCAAGCAGCGCGCAATGCTGGTTGATGAGATCTGGCATGCCGTTGATGATGATGCCAGTGAAATTGATTGGTATGTGAAGCGCACTATCCTAGGTGGAATATACTCCACGACAGAACTATACATGCTGACAGATAGCTCTCCAG ATTTTCGTGATACATGGGCATTCTTGGATGCACGAATCAAAGATGCATTTGATCTGAAAAAGACTGCTCAAGAG GCACAACGTTTGGCTGAAGCAGTTGGTGCAGGAATGGGAGGCTCTTTGCAAGGTTTTATGCAGAGGGTCTTCACGCGTTGA